A single Lolium perenne isolate Kyuss_39 chromosome 6, Kyuss_2.0, whole genome shotgun sequence DNA region contains:
- the LOC127306251 gene encoding zinc finger protein CONSTANS-LIKE 16 gives MGSSDQKAAGGAVGGKSARACDACMRRRARWYCAADDAFLCQSCDTSVHSANPLARRHERLRLRATSASPPKAECVAEVTTTTTISSSKRLRVAPAWLKRKARTRRPLVKSVGQLLSRRLVVPEVGAGESSDERRATEEEQLLYRVPVFDPALGEFCSPLPIDDAAATTSGSCRDDVDGAVEQTKEPIVAPSPVQELPDSFATFGPTDAELSEFAADMEALLGQGLDDSSELGDSFYMEALGLISPAGDGGRVKAEAHGGLVRKSNGVLASGPDMKPEFNGSPPTLVDDDDSFEHKTSSASNCGDAVDDAQFLKRSLDLRLNYEGIIESWGSSPWTDGRRPHGQLDDLLLYDHSGMWTAGGGGRQGEAAWTPRPKADGWREARVSRYREKRRTRLFAKKIRYEVRKLNAEKRPRMKGRFVKRSGAAAAAPCAVT, from the exons ATGGGTAGCTCGGACCAGAAGGCGGCCGGCGGGGCCGTGGGTGGCAAGTCGGCGCGCGCGTGCGACGCgtgcatgcggcggcgggcgcggtGGTACTGCGCCGCCGACGATGCCTTCCTCTGCCAGAGCTGCGACACGTCGGTGCACTCGGCGAACCCGCTCGCCAGGCGCCACGAGCGCCTCCGCCTGCGCGCGACGTCAGCGTCTCCGCCCAAGGCCGAGTGCGTGGCGGaggtgacgacgacgacgacgatatcGTCGTCCAAGCGCTTGCGCGTCGCGCCCGCGTGGCTGAAGCGGAAGGCGCGCACTCGGCGGCCGCTGGTGAAGAGCGTCGGTCAACTGCTCTCGAGGCGGCTCGTGGTGCCCGAAGTGGGCGCCGGAGAGTCATCGGACGAGCGCAGGGCAACGGAGGAGGAGCAGTTGCTGTACCGCGTGCCGGTCTTTGACCCCGCTCTTGGCGAGTTCTGCTCACCGCTGCCAATTGACGACGCGGCGGCCACGACCTCGGGCAGCTGCAGGGATGATGTCGACGGCGCCGTGGAACAAACGAAGGAGCCCATCGTCGCGCCGTCTCCCGTGCAGGAGCTCCCCGATTCTTTTGCCACTTTCGGTCCGACGGATGCCGAGCTCAGTGAGTTCGCGGCCGACATGGAAGCCCTCCTCGGCCAGGGCCTGGACGACAGCAGCGAGCTGGGCGACTCGTTCTACATGGAGGCCCTAGGGCTCATATCGCCGGCGGGAGACGGCGGGCGGGTAAAGGCGGAGGCCCACGGCGGCCTTGTCCGTAAAAGCAACGGCGTGCTGGCGTCTGGCCCGGACATGAAACCGGAGTTTAACGGCAGCCCGCCAACACTGGTGGACGACGACGATAGTTTCGAGCACAAGACGTCGTCGGCGAGCAACTGCGGCGACGCCGTTGATGATGCGCAGTTCTTGAAGAGGAGCCTGGATCTTAGGCTCAACTACGAGGGAATCATCGAGAGCTGGGGCAGCTCGCCGTGGACCGACGGCCGGCGGCCGCACGGCCAGCTCGACGACCTGCTGCTATACGACCACTCG GGCATGTGGActgccggaggaggaggacggcagGGCGAGGCGGCGTGGACGCCGAGACCGAAGGCCGACGGGTGGCGGGAGGCACGGGTGTCGCGGTACAGAGAGAAGCGGCGGACGCGGCTGTTCGCCAAGAAGATACGCTACGAGGTGCGGAAGCTGAACGCGGAGAAGCGGCCCCGGATGAAGGGCCGCTTCGTCAAGCGCTCCGGCGCCGCCGCAGCCGCCCCGTGCGCCGTCACCTGA